Proteins from one Sarcophilus harrisii chromosome 2, mSarHar1.11, whole genome shotgun sequence genomic window:
- the CHST8 gene encoding carbohydrate sulfotransferase 8, producing MRLVFMFACIVLFGTAGLVIFIHLQDPVEIIPQQTPGVKYNAQRHRNDCPPGGSQAGRVTGHKSGALAKVPPLGSRGPGARSREQPLDSLALLVGEQAKPGPEGGRGQPRQRRRRLLIKKTPIVIALNSSAVTLAQLRPQEAGAAEGRWQRLYRVQRERKKTMRDTCAKYKSGGRRAVTPYHVSRIFVEDKYRVLYCEVPKAGCSNWKRVLMVLGGLASATRDIQHNTVHYGNTLKRLDAFDRQGISHRLSTYTKMLFVREPFERLVSAFRDKFEHPNSYYHPVFGKAILARYRENATREALRTGSGVRFSEFSQYLLDVHRPVGMDIHWDHVNRLCSPCLIDYDFVGKFESMEEDANFFLRLVGAPRNLTFPSFKDRHSDEERTTTSIARRYFAQLSPLQRQRTYDFYYMDYLMFNYSKPFDDLY from the exons GAGTAAAGTATAATGCTCAGCGCCACCGAAAC GACTGCCCCCCGGGCGGCAGCCAGGCCGGCAGAGTGACGGGCCACAAGTCGGGAGCCCTGGCGAAGGTCCCTCCCCTGGGCTCGCGGGGCCCGGGGGCTCGGAGCCGGGAGCAGCCGCTGGACAGCCTGGCGCTCCTGGTGGGAGAGCAGGCGAAGCCCGGGCCGGAGGGAGGCCGAGGCCAGCCCCGGCAGCGCCGCCGGAGGCTTCTCATCAAGAAGACGCCCATCGTCATCGCTCTCAACAGCTCCGCCGTCACGCTGGCTCAGCTGCGCCCCCAGGAGGCCGGGGCCGCCGAGGGCCGCTGGCAGCGCCTCTACCGGGTGCAGCGGGAGCGCAAGAAGACCATGCGGGACACGTGCGCCAAGTACAAGAGCGGCGGCCGCAGGGCCGTCACCCCCTACCACGTGTCCCGCATCTTTGTGGAGGACAAGTACCGCGTGCTGTACTGCGAGGTGCCCAAGGCCGGCTGCTCCAACTGGAAGCGCGTGCTCATGGTCCTCGGCGGGCTGGCCTCCGCCACCAGGGACATCCAGCACAACACCGTGCACTACGGCAACACCCTCAAGAGGCTGGACGCCTTCGACCGCCAGGGCATCTCGCACCGGCTCAGCACCTACACCAAGATGCTCTTCGTCCGCGAGCCCTTCGAGAGGCTGGTCTCGGCCTTCCGGGACAAGTTCGAGCACCCCAACAGCTACTACCACCCGGTTTTCGGCAAGGCCATCCTGGCCCGCTACCGCGAGAACGCCACGCGGGAGGCGCTGCGCACGGGCTCGGGCGTCAGGTTCTCCGAGTTCAGCCAGTACCTGCTGGACGTGCACCGGCCCGTGGGCATGGACATTCACTGGGACCACGTGAACAGGCTCTGCAGCCCGTGCCTCATCGACTACGACTTCGTGGGCAAGTTCGAGAGCATGGAGGAGGACGCCAACTTCTTCCTGCGCCTCGTGGGGGCGCCCCGCAACCTCACCTTCCCCAGCTTCAAGGACAGGCACTCGGACGAGGAGCGGACCACCACGAGCATCGCCCGCCGCTACTTCGCCCAGCTGTCGCCGCTGCAGAGGCAGCGCACCTATGACTTCTACTACATGGACTACCTGATGTTCAACTACTCCAAGCCCTTCGATGACCTGTATTGA